The genome window GGCGCGTTGGCGGACTGGCCCTTGTTGAAGCCCTGGTCGGTGAACTGCTGCATGGTGCGGCTCGCGAGCCCAGCGCGACGCCCCGCGTTGAGCACGCTGACGGTCACCTCGTCGGGCGTGACGGAGTCGCCCGCCTTGACCGGCGTCTCGGTGCAGACCGCCGTCTCCGTGACGACACTCGGCAGCGGCTTCATCACCTGTCCCCACCCCCACGCCGCCGCCAGCAGGAGCACGACGAGGAGTCCCCCGATGGTCAGTGCGGTCCGCAGGAAGGGGTTCATGCCGACGTACCGTATCGAAGCCGGGCGGACGTCAGAGGTGATGCACGCGGGCGTGCAGGACGTGACGCTGCTGCAGAGCCGCACGCAGAGCGCGGTGGAGACCGTCCTCGAGGTAGAGCTCCCCCTCCCACTCCACGACGTGCGCGAAGAGGTCGCCGAAGAAGGTCGAGTCGTCGTCCAGGAGCGCGTAGAGGTGAAGCGTGTCCTTGGTGGTGACGAGCTCATCGAGGCGGACCTGGCGCGGCGGAATGCCGGCCCACTCCTTGGTGGAGAGGCCGTGATCGGGGTAGGGACGCCCCTCGCCGACGCGCTTGAAGATCACGTCAGTGACTCTAACAACGGGCCCTTGGTCCGCCTTAGAGTGCGGCCATGACCGATGCTCCCGTGTCTCTGCCGGACAACCCGATCTACCAGGCCGTCCAGCCCGGCTACGTCTTCGAGGGTGCGGCGCTCGAGCTCGGGGGCCTCATGGTCGACGCGTCGACGTTGACCGACGTGCACGTGAAGATCCCGATCGGCATGCTCAACCGGCACGGCCTCGTCGCGGGGGCGACCGGCACCGGCAAGACCAAGACGATCCAGCTCATGATGGAGCAGCTCTCCGAGGCAGGCGTGCCGGTCTTCGCCGCCGACATCAAGGGGGACCTGTCGGGCCTCGCGACCCCGGGTGCGCCCAGTGACAAGGTCAGTGCCCGCGCCGCCACGGTCGGCCAGACGTGGGAGGCCACGAGCTTCCCGGTCGGCTACTTCGCGCTGGGTGGTGTGGGCTCCGGCGTCCCGATCCGGGTGTCGGTGGAGACCTTCGGCGCGACGCTGCTCTCCCGCGTGCTGGGCCTCAACGACACCCAGGAGTCCTCGCTGGGACTGGTCTTCCACTACGCCAAGAACGCCTCGCTCAAGCTTGTGGACCTCGCCGACCTGCGTGCCGTCCTCCAGTACCTCACCTCCGACGAGGGGAAGTCCGATCTCTCCGGGCTCGGCGGACTCTCGTCCGCGACCGTGGGCGTGATCCTGCGCGAGCTGATCGCCTTCGCCGACCAGGGCGCCGACCAGTTCTTCGGAGAGCCGACCTTCGACTCCTCCGACCTGCTCAGCACCACGGCCGACGGCAAGGGCCAGATCTCGCTGCTCGAGCTGCCGAACCTCACCGATCGGCCGCAGATCTTCTCGACGTTCCTGATGTGGCTGCTCACCGACCTCTTCCGGAAGCTGCCCGAGGTCGGGGACCCCGACAAACCCAAGCTGGTCTTTTTCTTCGACGAGGCGCACCTGCTCTTCAACGAGGCGTCCAAGGACTTCCTCACGACGATCACGCAGACCGTGCGGCTCATCCGCTCCAAGGGTGTCGGCGTCTTCTTCATCTCCCAGTCGCCGACCGACATCCACGAGGACGT of Nocardioides sp. Kera G14 contains these proteins:
- a CDS encoding type II toxin-antitoxin system VapB family antitoxin, yielding MIFKRVGEGRPYPDHGLSTKEWAGIPPRQVRLDELVTTKDTLHLYALLDDDSTFFGDLFAHVVEWEGELYLEDGLHRALRAALQQRHVLHARVHHL
- a CDS encoding LytR C-terminal domain-containing protein, with translation MNPFLRTALTIGGLLVVLLLAAAWGWGQVMKPLPSVVTETAVCTETPVKAGDSVTPDEVTVSVLNAGRRAGLASRTMQQFTDQGFNKGQSANAPAKSGVSNVQIWTDDPASPAVKLVASRLPDAKVVEKSVSQVGVVVVVGDRFKEPETGESSVKASKDTTICSP
- a CDS encoding helicase HerA-like domain-containing protein, which encodes MTDAPVSLPDNPIYQAVQPGYVFEGAALELGGLMVDASTLTDVHVKIPIGMLNRHGLVAGATGTGKTKTIQLMMEQLSEAGVPVFAADIKGDLSGLATPGAPSDKVSARAATVGQTWEATSFPVGYFALGGVGSGVPIRVSVETFGATLLSRVLGLNDTQESSLGLVFHYAKNASLKLVDLADLRAVLQYLTSDEGKSDLSGLGGLSSATVGVILRELIAFADQGADQFFGEPTFDSSDLLSTTADGKGQISLLELPNLTDRPQIFSTFLMWLLTDLFRKLPEVGDPDKPKLVFFFDEAHLLFNEASKDFLTTITQTVRLIRSKGVGVFFISQSPTDIHEDVLAQLGSRVQHQLRVNTPNDAKALKSTVNTYPTSSYADLGSVITTLGIGEAIVTVMNERGAPTPVAWTRLRAPESLMAASDPASIAAAVAASPLQAKYGTVATVDSAADQLGAKMTASAEAAKAEADAKVAAKKAKAPAAKPKGRAKKEKSIVEEIVTSTTFRQVARQAARTAVQQIFKKR